The Lycium ferocissimum isolate CSIRO_LF1 chromosome 10, AGI_CSIRO_Lferr_CH_V1, whole genome shotgun sequence genome window below encodes:
- the LOC132034323 gene encoding uncharacterized protein LOC132034323, with translation MATTIITAPTSRIGMHCRFEAPKHHFFNSCTTNFSLSISSPNFKLSSHTMPPNSFRSYLLVPEDAPSEELEASSRGAVGANDLLIVGPGVLGRLVAERWREEYPGCQIFGQTMTTDHHDELIKMGISPSSRESKFTSKFPYVIYCAPPSRTEDYPGDVRDAALKWNGEGSFLFTSSSAPYDCSDNGSVDEDGPIVPIGRSPRTDILLKAEEVVLEFGGCVVRLAGLYKEGRGAHTYWLHKGTVDVRPDHILNLIHYEDAASLSATILKKRLRGRIFLGCDNHPLSRQEVMDLVNKSGKFEKKFEGFTGTSGPLGKKLNNSKTRAELGWEPKYPSFAQFLGVSH, from the exons ATGGCTACTACCATAATAACTGCTCCAACTTCCAGAATTGGAATGCACTGCCGTTTTGAAGCTCCAAAACACCATTTCTTCAACAGTTGTACCACCAACTTCTCACTTTCTATTTCAAGCCCTAATTTCAAGCTTTCATCACATACAATGCCCCCCAATTCTTTCCGA TCTTACTTATTGGTTCCTGAAGATGCTCCAAGTGAAGAATTGGAGGCTTCTTCTAGGGGGGCAGTTGGAGCAAACGACTTGTTAATTGTAGGACCTGGAGTTCTTGGGCGTTTAGTGGCAGAAAGATGGAGAGAG GAATACCCAGGCTGTCAGATTTTTGGGCAGACAATGACCACCGATCACCATGATGAACTTATTAAAATGGGAATTAGTCCATCTTCTCGAGAGTCCAAGTTTACATCTAAGTTCCCTTATGTTATATACTGTGCTCCTCCATCCCGGACTGAAGACTACCCTGGTGATGTTAG GGACGCTGCATTAAAATGGAATGGTGAAGGTTCTTTCCTATTTACCTCAAGCTCTGCACCATATGACTGCTCTGATAATGGATCAGTTGATGAG gATGGTCCCATAGTCCCAATTGGAAGGAGTCCAAGGACTGATATACTTCTCAAGGCAGAGGAAGTAGTGCTGGAGTTTGGTGGTTGTGTTGTTAGATTGGCTGGCCTTTAT AAGGAAGGCAGAGGTGCGCACACATATTGGTTACATAAAGGAACTGTGGATGTTCGCCCTGATCACATCCTCAATCTTATCCATTATGAG GATGCTGCTTCTTTGTCAGCCACCATCTTGAAGAAGAGACTTCGCGGTCGGATCTTTTTGGGTTGTGACAACCACCCCTTATCCAG GCAGGAAGTAATGGACTTGGTCAATAAAAGTGGGAAGTTTGAGAAAAAATTCGAGGGTTTCACTG GAACTAGTGGCCCTCTAGGGAAGAAGTTAAACAATTCAAAGACTCGTGCTGAACTAGGATGGGAGCCCAAATATCCAAGCTTCGCTCAGTTCCTTGGAGTTTCACATTAA
- the LOC132034324 gene encoding protein SRG1: MAPVPSFPVKVGHIDDVQELKKTKPSSIPERFVRDMIERPKLATVTTPSCNLNIPVVDLSKILNSQDFHYEIMKLSSACEEWGFFQVINHGIDLELLERMEKIAMEFFMLPLEEKQKYPMAPGTVQGYGQAFVFSEDQKLDWCNMFALGVEPHFIRDPKLWPTKPLDFSETVDIYSREIRKLCKNLLKYIAISLGLNEDIFEEMFGVAVQAVRMNYYPACPRPDLVLGLSPHSDGSALTVLQQGKGSSVGLQILKDNVWVPVQPIPNALVINIGDTIEVLSNGRYNSVEHRAVTHQEKDRLSIVTFYAPSYEIELGPLQELVDENNPCKYKRYNHGEYSMHYVTNKLQGKKTLEFAKI, from the exons ATGGCTCCAGTGCCAAGTTTTCCTGTTAAGGTTGGTCACATTGATGATGTCCAAGAACTGAAAAAGACTAAACCATCTTCTATTCCTGAAAGATTTGTAAGAGACATGATAGAAAGGCCTAAACTTGCCACAGTTACTACTCCTTCATGTAACCTTAACATTCCTGTTGTTGATTTGTCCAAAATCTTGAATAGCCAGGATTTCCACTATGAAATCATGAAGCTTTCCAGTGCCTGTGAAGAGTGGGGATTCTTTCAG GTGATTAACCATGGGATTGACTTGGAGTTGCTTGAAAGGATGGAGAAAATAGCCATGGAATTCTTCATGCTACCTTTAGAGGAGAAACAGAAATATCCAATGGCTCCTGGAACAGTTCAAGGTTATGGTCAAGCTTTTGTCTTCTCAGAAGATCAAAAACTTGACTGGTGTAACATGTTTGCACTTGGTGTAGAACCCCATTTCATTAGGGACCCAAAACTCTGGCCTACAAAGCCACTTGATTTCAG TGAAACAGTAGATATATACTCAAGGGAGATAAGGAAACTATGCAAGAATTTGTTAAAATACATAGCAATCAGTCTTGGACTAAATGAGgatatttttgaagaaatgTTTGGAGTAGCTGTACAAGCAGTGAGGATGAACTACTATCCAGCATGTCCTAGACCTGACCTTGTTTTGGGCCTAAGTCCCCACTCTGATGGAAGTGCACTTACAGTGTTGCAACAGGGTAAAGGCAGCTCAGTTGGCCTACAAATACTTAAAGACAATGTTTGGGTGCCTGTCCAGCCAATTCCAAATGCACTTGTTATCAACATTGGTGATACCATTGAG GTTCTAAGTAATGGGAGATACAATAGTGTGGAGCACAGAGCAGTGACCCACCAAGAAAAAGATAGACTATCCATTGTGACATTTTATGCACCAAGTTATGAAATTGAGTTGGGACCACTGCAAGAACTAGTTGATGAAAATAATCCTTGCAAGTATAAAAGGTACAATCATGGAGAGTACAGCATGCACTATGTTACTAACAAGCTTCAAGGCAAGAAAACTCTTGAGTTTGCCAAAATCTAA